From Treponema primitia ZAS-1, one genomic window encodes:
- the flgK gene encoding flagellar hook-associated protein FlgK translates to MTSTFAGIEIGKRGVIAHQQALNTTGHNLSNASTEGYSRQRVEMSAFEPIYLPGLNREETPGQIGQGTVVERIERIRDQLLDQRIIAQASGEGYWSTRDPYVRMMEQLYLEVGDNSMRSGMDAFWDSWQELSQYPSDTAPRQAVVERGRTLVDAIHERYKGLKGLQDMVDQDIQLTVGRVNDLSKQIAGLNRDIQKIRAQGDNPNDLLDRRDLLVDKLSSIIDVTVDSRDPDEFMVHTAGYILVQGKIGRQFDLQQGIETEGYSRIAWKDTGDEAHFAGGSLAALLDLRDTTIQGEIQNLDNMTMNFVDLVNEVHRDAYGLNGNTGLDFFQEYPFVTNLNGNYDRDGDGTFDSTYIFRINGINRLEGQAQLGFEGQITLSGADGDVQIPYYPTDTVTEVIARINNAGAEVVARLNREGFLSLKGSTAEGWDNPDFVIRHIEDSGYFLTGYAGLINDRGPEGAYDWGRADAMTALSGGVQKYSVAPVAHPSGWIDLNPALLRDPNSVASGFGANGRSANPGNGEAALAIAAIRNTPVMVGNQNTFDDYFADSVGRIGLLGEQSNRALETQNLIMKNLRDMRESISGVNMDEELAAMIKYQHGYAAAARFITTVNTLLDTIINRMGV, encoded by the coding sequence ATGACATCTACCTTTGCGGGTATTGAAATAGGAAAGCGGGGGGTTATTGCCCATCAGCAGGCGCTGAATACCACGGGGCATAACCTTTCCAATGCCTCCACCGAAGGATATTCCCGGCAGCGGGTAGAAATGTCCGCCTTTGAGCCCATTTACCTCCCGGGACTGAACCGGGAGGAGACCCCCGGCCAGATTGGCCAGGGAACGGTGGTCGAGCGGATCGAGCGGATCCGGGACCAGCTGCTGGACCAGCGTATCATTGCCCAGGCTTCCGGAGAGGGGTACTGGAGTACCCGCGACCCCTATGTGCGTATGATGGAACAGCTCTACCTTGAGGTAGGCGATAATTCCATGCGGAGCGGCATGGATGCCTTCTGGGATTCCTGGCAGGAACTTTCACAGTACCCCTCGGATACTGCCCCCCGCCAAGCGGTGGTTGAGCGGGGAAGAACCCTGGTTGACGCCATCCACGAACGGTACAAGGGGCTTAAGGGTCTCCAGGATATGGTAGACCAGGATATACAGCTTACCGTGGGACGGGTGAACGATCTGTCAAAACAGATAGCCGGTCTTAACCGGGATATTCAGAAAATCCGGGCCCAGGGTGATAACCCCAACGATCTGCTGGATCGCCGGGACCTTCTGGTTGATAAGCTCTCTTCCATAATTGACGTTACCGTGGACAGCAGAGACCCCGACGAGTTTATGGTCCACACCGCCGGGTATATCCTAGTGCAGGGAAAAATAGGCCGCCAGTTTGATCTGCAGCAGGGGATTGAAACCGAAGGCTACTCCCGCATTGCCTGGAAGGACACCGGAGACGAAGCGCACTTTGCCGGCGGAAGCCTCGCAGCGTTACTGGATCTTAGGGATACTACCATCCAAGGCGAAATACAGAACCTGGATAATATGACCATGAACTTTGTGGATCTGGTTAACGAAGTACACCGTGACGCCTATGGCCTTAACGGAAATACGGGGCTGGATTTCTTCCAGGAATATCCCTTTGTTACCAACCTTAACGGAAACTACGACCGGGATGGGGATGGGACCTTTGATTCCACCTACATCTTCCGGATAAACGGTATCAATCGTCTGGAAGGCCAGGCCCAGTTGGGCTTTGAAGGGCAGATTACCCTGAGCGGCGCCGATGGGGATGTGCAGATTCCCTACTACCCCACGGACACGGTTACTGAAGTAATTGCCCGGATAAACAACGCCGGTGCGGAAGTTGTGGCCCGGCTCAACCGGGAGGGATTTCTTTCTCTCAAGGGAAGTACCGCAGAGGGCTGGGACAATCCCGACTTCGTTATCCGCCACATCGAGGATTCCGGGTATTTCCTCACCGGTTATGCCGGGCTCATAAATGACCGGGGGCCCGAAGGCGCCTATGACTGGGGCCGGGCGGACGCCATGACCGCCCTTTCCGGGGGCGTGCAGAAATACTCCGTAGCGCCGGTGGCCCATCCTTCCGGGTGGATCGATTTGAACCCCGCGCTGCTCCGGGATCCGAATTCTGTAGCCTCAGGGTTCGGCGCCAATGGCCGGTCCGCCAATCCCGGAAACGGAGAGGCCGCCCTGGCAATCGCCGCCATCAGGAATACTCCGGTGATGGTGGGAAACCAGAACACCTTTGATGATTACTTCGCCGATTCCGTAGGCAGAATTGGCCTTTTGGGGGAGCAGAGTAACCGCGCATTGGAAACCCAGAACCTTATTATGAAAAATCTCCGTGATATGCGGGAGTCAATTTCCGGGGTCAATATGGACGAGGAACTTGCCGCGATGATCAAGTACCAACACGGATATGCCGCCGCAGCGCGGTTCATCACCACGGTGAACACCCTGCTGGACACTATTATTAACAGGATGGGGGTATAA
- the flgN gene encoding flagellar export chaperone FlgN encodes MTVDQYSECALILKQEIELLEQIRALQDQVKNAVTNRQWTDFEAHLGSLAAIGDEFEALDLERIAIFTNYAKQLGFNNEGVGFYSFAARLPEAERRELSELYRRIKMKTLEVRFTNDSLTDYLNETQAVVSGFLEEVFPDRRGKIYTRQGTQISPDMRSMVLNQSL; translated from the coding sequence ATGACGGTCGATCAGTATTCTGAATGTGCGCTCATATTAAAGCAAGAGATTGAGCTGCTGGAGCAGATACGTGCCCTCCAGGATCAGGTAAAAAATGCGGTTACCAACCGGCAATGGACCGATTTTGAGGCGCATTTGGGCTCCCTGGCGGCCATTGGCGATGAATTTGAGGCGCTGGACCTTGAACGGATAGCAATTTTTACCAATTATGCCAAACAGCTCGGTTTTAACAACGAAGGGGTGGGGTTTTATAGCTTCGCCGCCCGGCTTCCGGAAGCGGAACGGCGGGAATTGTCCGAATTATACCGGCGTATCAAGATGAAGACCCTGGAAGTACGGTTTACCAACGATTCCCTTACGGATTACCTCAACGAAACCCAGGCTGTTGTAAGCGGATTCCTGGAAGAAGTTTTTCCGGACCGCAGGGGAAAGATATATACCCGGCAGGGAACCCAGATTTCACCGGATATGCGGAGTATGGTACTGAACCAGAGTCTTTAA
- a CDS encoding DUF5058 family protein — protein sequence MDRYLDVANSPVMFLIVLIPVVFVLAQALVYIRLGAKRIQELGMEKGTVRKVIVNSAIFSVVPSLPIVITLAALILVLGKYVPWLRLSVIGSAMYESMCADMTIKAYGYTGLGDTSISTTVFASVVWVMCGAAIVWPLTNVIGLRFYDKRIKSLQKTSEFIRPATTAMFIGLMAVIAVPRFFNYRSPAGRLGIIVCIASGIAVLLIEYIAKKLKVKALSDFAFPLAMVLGMVAAVIAGNA from the coding sequence ATGGACAGGTATTTAGATGTGGCGAATTCACCGGTTATGTTTCTTATTGTACTCATACCGGTTGTTTTTGTACTGGCCCAGGCTCTTGTTTATATCCGTTTGGGTGCAAAACGGATACAGGAACTTGGTATGGAGAAAGGTACTGTGCGCAAGGTTATTGTCAATAGCGCTATCTTTTCTGTTGTTCCGTCCCTGCCTATTGTCATAACCCTTGCCGCATTGATACTGGTGCTGGGGAAATATGTGCCCTGGCTCAGGCTTTCGGTTATCGGTTCGGCAATGTATGAAAGTATGTGTGCGGATATGACTATCAAAGCCTACGGTTATACCGGCCTTGGTGACACCAGTATCAGTACCACGGTGTTTGCCAGTGTTGTATGGGTCATGTGCGGCGCCGCCATTGTATGGCCTCTGACCAATGTTATCGGTCTGCGCTTTTATGACAAACGTATAAAGAGCCTTCAAAAGACCAGCGAATTTATTCGCCCTGCCACCACGGCGATGTTTATCGGCCTTATGGCGGTTATTGCGGTGCCCCGTTTCTTTAATTACAGAAGCCCAGCCGGTCGGCTCGGTATCATCGTATGTATTGCTTCAGGTATAGCTGTATTGCTTATTGAATACATCGCAAAAAAACTGAAGGTCAAAGCACTGTCCGACTTTGCCTTTCCCCTTGCAATGGTACTGGGCATGGTCGCGGCTGTAATAGCCGGTAACGCATAA